In Chrysemys picta bellii isolate R12L10 chromosome 3, ASM1138683v2, whole genome shotgun sequence, a single genomic region encodes these proteins:
- the LOC112060367 gene encoding trace amine-associated receptor 2, protein MSRSSGVRGAMYLFMTGVIFISVLGKLVLSWKSSISYFKQLHSPTNFLILSMAITDFLLGFTIMPYSRDGMIISVENCWYFGITFCKVHYSFNLMLCLVSIFHLCSIAVDHLYAICYPLHYSSKITFPVIRQLLAICWTVPAAFAFGIVFSEAYASGIQGYKILVACSSLCPIVFNKLWGTVLFTVGLFAPGCVMIGIYAIFFVISKKHARVVNNMPDDANNDVRSQLSKKKDRKAATTLSIFMGMFLICWFPCFFTFLIDPFLNFTTTLALFDALNWFGYFNSTCNPLI, encoded by the exons ATGTCCAGGTCATCAGGTGTTCGAGGTGCAATGTATTTGTTCATGACTGGAGTCATCTTCATCAGTGTCCTTGGAAAACTTGTCTTATCTTGGAAATCTTCaatctcctatttcaaacagctTCACTCTCCAACCAACTTCTTGATTCTGTCCATGGCTATTACAGACTTTCTTTTGGGATTCACCATTATGCCCtacagcagggatgg CATGATCATATCTGTGGAGAACTGCTGGTATTTTGGGATCACCTTCTGCAAAGTCCACTATAGTTTTAATCTGATGCTCTGTTTAGTTTCCATCTTCCATCTTTGTTCCATTGCTGTTGATCACCTTTATGCTATCTGTTACCCACTGCATTATTCTAGCAAAATAACTTTTCCTGTGATAAGGCAATTGCTAGCAATTTGTTGGACAGTGCCAGCTGCTTTTGCTTTCGGGATTGTTTTTTCAGAAGCATATGCTTCTGGAATACAAGGCTATAAGATTTTAGTAGCATGCTCTAGTTTGTGTCCTATTGTGTTCAACAAATTATGGGGAACAGTTTTGTTTACAGTAGGTTTGTTTGCGCCCGGCTGTGTCATGATAGGGAtatatgcaattttttttgtaaTATCCAAAAAGCATGCGCGTGTTGTGAACAacatgcctgatgatgcaaacaATGATGTTAGAAGTCAACTTTCCAAGAAAAAGGACAGAAAGGCTGCTACGACTTTGAGTATATTTATGGGGATGTTCCTAATATGCTGGTTTCCATGTTTCTTTACATTCTTAATTGACCCATTTTTAAATTTCACTACCACTTTAGCTTTGTTTGATGCTTTAAACTGGTTTGGTTACTTCAACTCTACCTGCAATCCATTAATATAA
- the LOC101932268 gene encoding trace amine-associated receptor 4 yields MNSSNLWSPQNVEYCFDFVHNSCPRNVRSTISLWAMYIFMVGAIVLTMGGNMLVIISIAHFKQLHSPTNFLICSMAATDFLLSFMVMPYSMIRSIESCWYFGDLFCKLHTCCDIMLCTTSIFHLCFISVDRYYAVCDPLHYVTKITIPVIVLFLLISWTVPFLLAFGLVFSQLNTDGIEVYVVSIDCCGFCALIFNKLWGVLASLITFFFPGTVMVGIYVHIFTVARKHAKQIAKIPSAIKCVSEMKNKISTKKENKATKTLSIVMGVFVFCWLPFIILTIADPFINFSTPEDLYNAFLWLGYFNSTCNPIIYGLFYSWFRKAFKMIVTGTIFRPESSTRTLFPVYT; encoded by the coding sequence ATGAATTCATCCAACCTCTGGAGTCCACAGAATGTGGAGTATTGCTTTGACTTTGTTCACAATTCATGTCCTAGAAATGTAAGGTCTACAATCAGTCTTTGGGCAATGTACATCTTCATGGTGGGAGCAATAGTGCTCACAATGGGTGGGAATATGCTTGTGATCATTTCCATCGCTCATTTCAAACAGCTTCACTCTCCAACCAACTTCCTGATCTGCTCCATGGCAGCTACTGACTTTTTGCTTAGTTTCATGGTTATGCCCTACAGTATGATCAGGTCTATTGAGTCATGCTGGTATTTTGGAGACCTCTTCTGCAAACTCCATACTTGCTGTGATATAATGCTCTGTACCACCTCTATTTTCCATCTATGTTTTATCTCTGTTGACCGTTACTATGCAGTTTGTGACCCATTGCATTATGTCACCAAAATAACTATCCCTGTgatagtattatttttattaattagcTGGACTGTCCCATTCTTATTGGCTTTTGGCCTAGTTTTTTCACAGTTGAATACTGATGGCATTGAAGTATATGTTGTTTCCATTGACTGCTGTGGTTTCTGTGCACTGATATTTAACAAGCTTTGGGGAGTGCTGGCTTCTCTTATAACCTTCTTTTTCCCAGGCACAGTGATGGTGGGGATCTATGTTCACATATTTACTGTGGCAAGAAAACATGCTAAACAAATTGCTAAAATCCCCAGTGCAATAAAATGTGTctctgaaatgaaaaacaaaatctccacaaaaaaagagaacaaagcAACTAAGACTTTAAGTATAGTCATGGGggtatttgttttttgttggctGCCTTTCATTATTCTTACAATAGCTGATCCTTTTATTAACTTCTCCACACCTGAAGACTTGTACAATGCCTTCCTCTGGCTGGGATACTTCAATTCTACTTGTAATCCAATCATTTATGGTTTATTTTATTCTTGGTTTCGCAAAGCATTTAAAATGATTGTGACTGGTACAATCTTCAGACCGGAATCCTCTACTCGTACTTTATTTCCCGTATATACTTAA